The genomic DNA CCACATACGATCTGAAGAAACAGCAAAGCGAGTGCTGGCGATCGAAGGTGATGTCCCTCAACGAATCGAATGGCTCATCCTGACAACATTAAACCGATATCCGACCAGCGACGAACAAAGATTGTTTGGGGATTTCCTGGGAGAGGACCCGGAGTCTCTCGAAGCATGGTCACAAGTCTGCCAGGTACTCTTTGGAAGCCTCGACTTTCGATTTGTTGATTAGGGCACGTTTCGAATTGGTTTTCAGTCTCCCATTTAGCTCCCGTTGAGTCACCGGGCGACACAGATAACGTCGTTCCTTTTTGCCTGCTCCCACACCGTTAAAGCGATGTCATGCGTTTGCTTTTTCTTTGTTGTTTGGCCATTTCTTTGCAAGCTCTTGCTGAACTCGCTCTGCCACGCGGGTTGTTTCATCAGGAGGTTGGTACATCCAGTCTTCAATTGATCCATCGAAAGGTTTTGCGAATGAGCCTTCGATCATGGACTTGTGAAAATGTTGAAATTTCTTCGCGGGACGTTTTTCATCGAGCATCTCGATAAAGACTGGCTGTCCGGTCGCGGTTGCTTCGGAAATCATCGAGACGGAATCGCTCGTGACGACGCAGTATGAACAGAGTGCGAGTGCCGACAGGTACGGATTTTCTCCTTTTCCGTCCCACACAAAATGATCTTCTCCGAAAGTTTGACTCAGCGCAGCTGTCGCTTTGGAAGGAGTCCGTCGGGATGGGATAATCGCCAGTTGAAGGTCATCGGTGGCTGCGGACTGGAGGTGTTCCGTCAGCTTCTGGACGTCTTTTTCATCGAATGCGTAATACTTGTTTGGTCCACCGAGAAGCACTGCGATGAATCGAGATGTCAACTTATCCAAACCGCTGACTGGTCCGATTCTGGCAGCTTCCTGAAGTTTCTCCAGAGAGAGGGGATGCATCGCTCCGAGGGTTTGAATGACGTTCTTTCCCTGAAGATTATCATGCTCCGGAGCGACGATGAGATCGAAGCTGTTTCTGCTGCGCTGTGGATCTTGGAGGTGAATGAGAAACGCTGAATTGTTGTAAGCTTTCTTGTATGACAACGCAGCCAAAGCAGCCTGTCGACCACAACTCATAATGAGATCTGGAGCAGGGAGTTGTAAGACTTTCTCCGTCGAGCGAAACGTTCCCGGCTTGAGTGAGACCAGAGGCGAGGGAAGCAGCGTCCAGGGAAATCGGACGCGGGCGTCGAAGGGGATTGATGTCACTCCAATCGCTTCCGCCAGTCCACGTAGCTGACTTTGATGCCCGGCCGCTCCGTCAGCAATTGCCCAGCATGTCAAAGAGGAAAATGAAGGAGTGTTGACGTTGGCTGTGTCAGTCATTTACTCGTCTCAACTCTTCTTGAGATATCGCTGCTGGAAAGCATTCACCCGTATAGAGATCCTACTAGAAAGGCGCCATTCGACATACCCGAATTTGTGAGCCCGATAGTGAGAGTTTTCGATGCAATTTGCTTGAGTTCAGAATCGCCATTGACAATCTTGTGAAATCGGATCAAATCGAAAGAGAGCTAGGAAACATAAGAGAAATCGAACATAAATTCAGTGAGTGAAGGCATGCAAAATGTACTGACTCTCATCCTCGCAGGAGGAAAAGGGTCTCGACTGGAACCGTTAACTCTCGATCGTTCAAAACCCTCTGTTCCTTTCGGGGGCATCTATCGCATTATCGATTTTGTGCTTTCGAACTGCATCAATAGTGAGCTTCGTCGCGTCCTGCTGCTAACCCAGTACAAGGCTGCCAGTCTGGATCGACACATCCATCTTCAGTGGAATTTTTTATGCCGCGAACTGGGGGAATTCATCGAAGTTCTGCCACCGCAGCAACGTGTTGGTGAGCATTGGTATCGTGGGACCGCCGATGCCGTTTACCAAAATATTTATACCATTGAACAAGCTGATCCAGAGACCATTCTAATCCTCTCCGGCGATCATATTTACAAAATGGATTACGAACCATTTCTGAGTGATCACCTGAATTCTAATGCGGATTGCACCATCGCCTGCCTCCCCGTTCAACGTGAAGAAGGTCGCGATTTCGGGGTGATGGGGGTCGACAGCGAAAGCTGGGTTCAACGCTTCGAAGAAAAACCGGATGATCCGTTTCCGATTCCCGGTGATTCGAGTCGATGCCTCGCTTCCATGGGGATTTATGCGTTCAAAACCTCATTTCTGTTCAATGAGTTGTGTCGCGACGCGGCATTGCCGAAGAGTTCGCACGATTTTGGGAAAGACTTGCTTCCCCGCATGATTCAGAAGAGTCAAGTACGTGCGTTCACGGTCAAAGATGACGAGAATAATCCGATCTACTGGCGCGATGTCGGAACGATTGATTCTTTTTATGAAGCGAATATGGATTTAATTTCCGTTGAACCGAAGTTGAATCTCTATGATTTTTCCTGGCCAATCCGAGGTTACAATCCTCCGATGCCGCCGCCGAAGTTTGTTTTTGCGGATGAAGAAGCGACGCCACCCCGCGTAGGACATGCGATTGATAGTCTCATCGGGCCGGGTAGTATTATATCCGGCGGAAAAGTGACACGGTCTGTCGTATCACAATCCGTGAGAGTTGAAAGCTATTCCGATGTTCAAGATTCAATCTTGTTTTCCGGAGTAACAATCGGTCGAAATGCACGGGTTCGAAATGCAATTGTCGACAAAAATGTCCAGGTGCCCGACGGATTCACGATTGGATATCACCGTGAGCAAGACTTAATGAACCGCCTCACCTGCACCGAGTCGGGGCTGGTCATTGTTCCAAAGGACTATCACTTCGAGGTTTGAAGCGGTGAAGCCTTCGAGTCGCTGGGTCTCACCACTTCAACTGCTCTGGATTTTGAATTTCTACTCTGCGAGAAATTCTCGTCTGCGTGAATTCCGTGAATCAGTCTCCGTGAAGTTGGCGCAGGCGGGAAGATGTCCGAAGCATCCATTGGATGCGTTCGAATTCGTTGAGCCAGTCTTGGATCACTGCCGTTGTCAGTTCGGCATCGGCAGCGAGTCCGGTAGGACATGTTGCGCCCCCCAGTTCAGCCATCACGCTTCGGTATTTCGAGAGGGTGCGGTCTCCGGCGCGTCCACAGAATTGTCCATCTTCGCTGAGAAACACAATCGCGGGGACACGAGCACCGCCGCAAGTTTTCAATTCTTCCGAGAGTTCTGGAGAATCGTCACGATCGGCAAAGCGAATTTTGATGAGCGGATTGATCGCTGCGAAATGTTCGAAGATCGGGCACTGGCTGACACAATCTCCGCACCAGGCCCCAGCCATAACGAGAACTTTCATTTCTCGTACAAAGCTTTTGAGTAAGGTTTGTTGTTCGTCAGTCAGCGTGACGGAATCATAGAAGTCGCTCCACCGTTGCTCTTGCTCTGGAGTCGCATACTTCTTGAGAAAATCCTGATACGAATGTGCTTGATCAAACTGTGCTGAATAATCCATTGTGATACCTGAGTTGCTGAGGATCTACGGTGAATTTCCGTCGTGAGAGAAAACAGCTCTCATAGGACGATGGGCCTTTGCTGATGAACGCGATCCCCGGATCGCCAGTCGCTGGAGATCGACTCGATGTTTACTCCTGCTTCGTTTCAGCAGGAGGAGGGGAAGCGGGAGCAGCGGCTGCATCCTGAATCCCTTTGATAAAGGTGTCCGTTTCGTCACGTTCTTCCATTCCCGGTGGCGGGATATAGGTGAATCGCTGAACCGGAATTGGTTCGTTAATGACCACGTTACTGAACTCGACAGTCAAAAGGGGACTGTACGTTGATCTCTCTTCAGAGAGTTTTTTGAGGTACTGGAACTTTTGTGGGAAAAGCGTTTCCTTGTCGAAGGTCACTCGGACTCGATCCGGAAGAAACTGTTGAACTTGCGTGGAGAGACTGCCCAGCCCGGTGAGCAACTTCCCTTTCTCTTCCTCATTCCAACGACCTTGTAAGATGACAACAGGCTTTCCGTCTTCATCTTCTTCTCGAATCGAATCAAAAATGATGACCCGCTCGAGTGAAGCGAGAATTGCGGGGACTCCACCAATTCCGATTTCGGCAGCTCGTACTGCTTCGGGTTGATCGATGTGTAAGTTGGTTTCGCTAATGATTTTCTGGATGTCACGACGCGTTAATTCGATTTGCGGGGTCGCATCTTCCTTCTTTCCGGTTGAAGCTGAAGTGATTTGTCGACTTGTATGCAACACTTGCCCGTCGCAGACTTCGAGGAAAACTCCCTCCATCTCGCCTAGCTTGACTGAATACTCAAGCCGTGTTTTGAATGGATGGCTTGCATAGTATTTCCCGGTTGCCTCAAAGCGAAAATCTCCCAAGGAAATTCTTTGTGCGAGATCAGCCTGCACGAATTCATATCGCAGCAGGCGAGATCGAGCTTCCTGGAGAACCATGAGTGCCTCTTCGCTGGGAGGCGCAAGTTCTTTGTCATCAGTCTCTTCTGGAGTTTTTGAGGTGTCAGCAGGAGGGGTATTTGCATCCTGCGACCATGCAGTGACGGCGCGCATTGAGCCTGCAATAAAAAGGAGTAATGCGAGAGTTAAGATGTATGGATTTTTCATGTTCGATCGAATTTGGCGGATTTAGCAAAGATTCGAGTCGCTCCAGTCCGAAAACAATAGAGACTGTGAGCCTTGGGTAATGTGAAACAGCAGTTCAAGGCCGAACACAACAGGCAGTCGACATTTGCCGTCGCTGCGTCAACCTAATTGTAACCGTCAGTGACAGTGTTGGTCGACCGCAATTTGGAGCGATTCAACGGGACCGGAACGGGAGAGGTCAAACGATGAGACTCTATTTTCTGGCTTTGGGAACATTGCTAATCGTGTGTGTAGGATGTGCACATGATGGACAGCAACTTCTCCAGAAAGAAGCCTACCATGCCCCACCGGCAGCGATGATGAATAATCCTGGACCTATGGTTGGTGGCCCCGGCCCGGGTGTCATGCAAACCAGTTTCAATCCACCCGGTCCACAAGGAGGACCTCAAATGGGTCCACCTCCCGGAATGATGCCAATGGGACCACCGCATGGTCCACAGGCAGCCTTCCGTGGGTCTTCACAGATCCGATTCCTCGGACCTGAAGGCATGCACGTTGGCTGGCAAATCGGACCATCATTTGCTGAAAATCAGCTGATGGCACCGGGGCGTTACAACTTCACGCAAGCTGCAACCTACCGCTTGAAGTTCACCGACATTCCAGGTCGTGAAGGACTTGTTGTGTATCCGTCATTGCACGTTTACCCAACACTTCCAACAACAGCCGCTTACCTCGAACACAACCCATTGCCGTTGCGAATTACCGACGAGGATCTCGATCAGGTCGAGACGAACAACTTCGTCACCAAGGTCATCTATCTGCCAGATGCCAAGTATCAGGAACTCGCAATTGCAGGAGTTGAAGAACTCGTTTCGACTCGCCTTCTTCCAGGACAAGATCCTGTCTCAGAAGCAAGTCGACGTGGAACAATCATGGCTGTCCTGCGAATGGGTAACATTGATCTCGAAATGCCAGGTCAATCAGGACCAGGCGTCGGGATGAACGGCAACATTGAACGGACTGCACACATCCAGAAAGTGGATGGTGAAATGGACCAGCATGTTGCTCCTGTGCCAATCGGATCGCACATCGGAATCGGAGCAGGTGGCGTCCCTGCCGATATGATGGTCGGCGGACCGTCCCGTCCTGGACAACCTCCTTTCAATCCCATCGTCGGGATGCACGGAGCTCCGATGTACGGTTACCCTTCAGTCGGAACACCAATCGGACTTCCTGGCCCGCCACACATTCCACTCGGAAAACCAGCTGGCTTGAAGTCTCACACGATTCGTAACACAACCGATTACAACGTTGGAGAACCTGTTGACGATGTCCTGATCGATGTTCGACACGAGCCAGGCATCAGCATGCCGAAGCCTGTGAAGTACATCCAGTACACCGAAAAACATCCTTCGTACTCATCCGGTGAATTATCAGTTCCAGCTTGGGCACAACAGTAATCAATACGATCCTGAACCGGGCAGAATTCTCTCCCGGTTCAAGATTTTGATTGCTTTTCCCGGAGTGAGAATTTTTCATCGACCTCGCACGAATGCAAATGAAAGCCGCTTACTCCAACAGGTAAGCGGCTCTCTTCGCACCTCAATCGTCACGTCAGAACTGGTCTTTATTGTCTCCGCGATGGAAGTTGTCTGAATTCAGGCCATCCCTGTATTGATGCAAGATGCGAACCGCGAGATTGAATCGGACGAACTGACCTGAGAGCAGAATAGCATGACACATTGTCGAACCGTTTTCTCAACAGCCATCCTCGTCAGCACGTTGTTGCTCTCGACTGTCACAACTGCGCAGGATCGCCACTTCCCGCTCAATCACCGGCAACCAACTGGAATGGCAGGGCGGTGGAGCTTGCTCACGCATCCTCAGAAAGCGGGAGTTTCGCAACCTGTCGAAATCCAGCTTCCCTCAGCCGGTCATGTGACCTATTTCCAGGGATCTCCACAAAACGCTGTCCTCACACAATCTCCATCGAAGGTTGGAATGATGGTCGGGCATACCTACCGGGTTCGCATCAGCGGAATGCCTGAATTCCCCGGCGCCGAACTCTACCCGACAATTGAAGTGCTCGACCGTTTGCACGCTCCAAACGGCCTCGAAAAGTCTTATCCCATCCCTGTTGAAATTACAGCAGGCGAAATCGAAATCGTTCTTCAAGACCGGATGGTGACCAAAGTCATCTATCTGGAACAGCCTGACTTGGCTGCCCCGTTTGCTCAGGGAGAACGAATTCGCACTGAAGATTTGAAAGTGACAGAGAACTTGTTGCGGGCTGCTGATGAACGTGGGAGACCCATGGCGATTCTCCGAATCGGAGGACGCATCCCGGATCCAAACTCCCCGGTCGATCCTTTTTATAGTACCTCGCCCATTGCGATTCCTCAGCAATAGCCATTCGCTGCTCCGTTTCTACAAAAACGAAGCATCCTGCCTTTTTGGGCTTTATAAGTGAGTGAGATAGTGATGACTCTTTCCAACCTGAGACAACGAATTCGTTCTTCGTCATTCGTTCAAGCCCTCGCTCCAGCGATGCTCGGAAGCGTGCTGCTTCTCGGCTCATCCTGCTCCAATGTTCGTGAGTTTGCAGCGGGTCCTCTTAAGAGAAGTGCTCCGCTTGCCAAAGCTGAAAAAGATGCGGGTGAAGAGAAAGTCAAACACGCATTGGCAGGCCAGTCTGAGTCCGACAGCAATTTCATCAAACTATTGCAGCACAAGATGAGCGGGAAGTCGTCGACTCCGAAGGCTGTCGACCAAAGAACGGGTCAAGCAGCGCAAGCATCAACGAACGGTGAAAACCTGATCGTTGAGAGTGACGATCCGTTTCTCCACTCCACTTCACGGCCTGAGCCTGCACCTGCAAATTCAGCGACCAGTGCTCAGTCGGAGTCCATCGCTTCTGCGGCAATGGCACCAACAGGCACGACTGCCTCAACATCCGCACAGCCTCCAGTTGTGAAGCAAGCTGCAAAACAAGTTACGAAACAACCTGTCGAAGGATTACCAGAATCCTCACCGAAACCGTTCGTTGATACCAACGTTCAGCTCACTTCCGCAGAAGAACCTGTTGCACCGTCCACCATCGCACCGTCGAATGTTGCACCGTCCAATATGTTGACTGATTCATTGGCATCAAGAACTCTGACATCAGTCCAGAGCGAACCTTTGGCTGCTTGCCCGCCTGAGTTCGCCTGTCCGCCGCTTGGAGGTTCTCCCTTTAGAGAAGTTGTGGGGGCTCGACCGTTCACCGGACCAGAAATTATCGGCGATGAATATCTCCATGATGGCGGAGATCGTGGGACGAAAGTCTACTACTCGGACGGCACTCGTTACGGCTTAGACATCGAGGACACTGTCGTCGAATGGACTGATGAAACGGGAGTTGCTCGTGTGAAGCCGAGTACGCGGGCATCGATCTATGCTCCTCGATTTGGAGCTGTGCGGTCGGCGTCACTGCCGCACACAGATGTCAAAATCGCTAAAGCAGCCGGTCATCAAGACCAACGGAAGCTGGGTGGAATCGATACTCAACTCATCATTGATGAAAATGTTCACAATGATGAAGCGATCGCAATGCGGATGCGTTCTCGGTCGAGTGGAGTCGAGTCGAAATCGACAGATAATATTGTCCATCAGAATCAGACTGCCGGGAAACACGTCAAGCTTCTCAACGTGTATGAAGATTTCCGCTTCTTCCGAGAAGGGCAATTTGATAAAGCCAACAATGCAGTCATTGGCCAGGCAATCGAGGCAGCGTTTGATTGGAACGGTGACCTGGGCGTCATTATCTACGCTAACGATATCTCAGGACAAGTCGTTCAAGGACGCTTCACTGCTCAGGATTACACAGGAGTTGAGGATCGCAGCAAACCGGGCGATCTGACTATCACGAAAGTGGTGGACAAGTCAGCCGCGAAACCGGGCGACGAACTCACATTCACGATTCGATTCGACAACATCGGAGATCGGCCTTTGCGGAACGTCCGCGTTGTTGACAATCTCTCGCCACGGTTGGAATACATTGACGACTCTGTCGATGCCAGCCTTGATGGAAAGCTCGACACTGAAAGCAACGGGCGGGGGAGTCAAGTTCTCTCCTTCACCTTCGACAACGAACTCAAAGGACATACCGGCGGTTGGGTCTCCTTCAAATGTCGCGTTCGGTAGGTCAAGGTCAATGCTCGCTGAGAAAGCTTGAACTGCTCCGGCTCTTCTGTTTCTCATGAACGTTTGGTGGAGTCGAAGTCGAGTGGAGCGCACAAAGCAACCCGCTCGACGCGACACAATGTCGCGCATGTGCTTTCAGTCCCACTTCTTCTACGGAGAATCCGACCGGGCGGCTTGAGTTCTGTATCGCGATCCGCAACAACCCAGCTCAGCTCAGCTCAGCTCTGATCGATCATGGTTCGGTCCAGCTTGAGCAATTTCTTCACCCTGAGTTTT from Thalassoglobus polymorphus includes the following:
- the glgC gene encoding glucose-1-phosphate adenylyltransferase, whose protein sequence is MSEGMQNVLTLILAGGKGSRLEPLTLDRSKPSVPFGGIYRIIDFVLSNCINSELRRVLLLTQYKAASLDRHIHLQWNFLCRELGEFIEVLPPQQRVGEHWYRGTADAVYQNIYTIEQADPETILILSGDHIYKMDYEPFLSDHLNSNADCTIACLPVQREEGRDFGVMGVDSESWVQRFEEKPDDPFPIPGDSSRCLASMGIYAFKTSFLFNELCRDAALPKSSHDFGKDLLPRMIQKSQVRAFTVKDDENNPIYWRDVGTIDSFYEANMDLISVEPKLNLYDFSWPIRGYNPPMPPPKFVFADEEATPPRVGHAIDSLIGPGSIISGGKVTRSVVSQSVRVESYSDVQDSILFSGVTIGRNARVRNAIVDKNVQVPDGFTIGYHREQDLMNRLTCTESGLVIVPKDYHFEV
- a CDS encoding mitochondrial fission ELM1 family protein, encoding MTDTANVNTPSFSSLTCWAIADGAAGHQSQLRGLAEAIGVTSIPFDARVRFPWTLLPSPLVSLKPGTFRSTEKVLQLPAPDLIMSCGRQAALAALSYKKAYNNSAFLIHLQDPQRSRNSFDLIVAPEHDNLQGKNVIQTLGAMHPLSLEKLQEAARIGPVSGLDKLTSRFIAVLLGGPNKYYAFDEKDVQKLTEHLQSAATDDLQLAIIPSRRTPSKATAALSQTFGEDHFVWDGKGENPYLSALALCSYCVVTSDSVSMISEATATGQPVFIEMLDEKRPAKKFQHFHKSMIEGSFAKPFDGSIEDWMYQPPDETTRVAERVQQELAKKWPNNKEKANA
- a CDS encoding DUF11 domain-containing protein, whose amino-acid sequence is MTLSNLRQRIRSSSFVQALAPAMLGSVLLLGSSCSNVREFAAGPLKRSAPLAKAEKDAGEEKVKHALAGQSESDSNFIKLLQHKMSGKSSTPKAVDQRTGQAAQASTNGENLIVESDDPFLHSTSRPEPAPANSATSAQSESIASAAMAPTGTTASTSAQPPVVKQAAKQVTKQPVEGLPESSPKPFVDTNVQLTSAEEPVAPSTIAPSNVAPSNMLTDSLASRTLTSVQSEPLAACPPEFACPPLGGSPFREVVGARPFTGPEIIGDEYLHDGGDRGTKVYYSDGTRYGLDIEDTVVEWTDETGVARVKPSTRASIYAPRFGAVRSASLPHTDVKIAKAAGHQDQRKLGGIDTQLIIDENVHNDEAIAMRMRSRSSGVESKSTDNIVHQNQTAGKHVKLLNVYEDFRFFREGQFDKANNAVIGQAIEAAFDWNGDLGVIIYANDISGQVVQGRFTAQDYTGVEDRSKPGDLTITKVVDKSAAKPGDELTFTIRFDNIGDRPLRNVRVVDNLSPRLEYIDDSVDASLDGKLDTESNGRGSQVLSFTFDNELKGHTGGWVSFKCRVR
- a CDS encoding thioredoxin family protein, encoding MDYSAQFDQAHSYQDFLKKYATPEQEQRWSDFYDSVTLTDEQQTLLKSFVREMKVLVMAGAWCGDCVSQCPIFEHFAAINPLIKIRFADRDDSPELSEELKTCGGARVPAIVFLSEDGQFCGRAGDRTLSKYRSVMAELGGATCPTGLAADAELTTAVIQDWLNEFERIQWMLRTSSRLRQLHGD